The Spirosoma sp. SC4-14 DNA window GTCGATCACCTCAATGCTGATTCCCATTTCGACCAACTCAACAGCAGCCTCCATCACAATTCGGCACATCGAACCGTAGGTTACAACAGTAACATCCGTACCAGCCCGTAACTTATCAGGTACGCCAAGCGGTACGCAGAACTCATCCAGATTATCGGGCAATCGTTCTTTGAGCCGATAGCCGTTGAGGCATTCGATCAATAAGGCCGGATCGTCGCTTTTGATAAGGGTGTTATAGAAACCCGCGGCCTGCGTCATATTACGCGGTACGAGAATGTGTAAACCCCGTAAGCTACCAAGCATGGCGCTCATGGGCGATCCCGAATGCCAGATCCCTTCCAGCCGGTGGCCACGTGTCCGAATGATCAGGGGAGCTTTCTGACCACCTTTTGTCCGGTATAACAACGTTGCTAAATCGTCGGTCAGTGTAGCCAGCGCATAGTAGATATAATCGAAATACTGAATCTCAACAATGGGTCGCAGACCACGCATGGCCAGGCCAATTCCCTGACCAATGATGGTGGTTTCGCGAATGCCTGTATCGGTGATTCGCAACTCACCATATTTTTCCTGTAAGCCAGCAAATCCCTGATTTACATCGCCAATTTTACCAACATCTTCACCCAGCGCCACCACGCGGGCATCACGCGCAAACAGGCTGTCGAAATAGCGTTGCATCAGCATGTATCCATCTACCAGTTGCAAATCGTCTGCATAATGCGCCGGAATACCTTTCACCAGCATGGGTGACTCGGGCGAATGGCTGTATAGATACGAATGATAGCGGTCTGCATTTTCAGTATCGACTTGCGCAAGCCAGTCCTTTAATGGCCGACGCAGACTTTCGGAATCATTTCGGAGCAGGCGCAATACGTGCCGAACAGCCGAAACAGAATCACGTCGTAGTGGATTTACGGTTCGGCGTAACTCTTCCCGAATAGCCATCAACTGAGCCGACTTAGGATGATGGCGTGCTGCCCGTTGAATCAAATCGGCAGCAGCCTCCACATCAGCTTTCATCGACTGTTCGAATGCTGACCAGGCCGACGATCGTGCTTTTTTAGCAATTTGCAGCGCTTCGGCTTCGATCGTATCCAGTTCATCGTCGGTGGCGTAGCCATTTTCCAGAATCCAGTTTCGAAACATCCGATTGCAATCGTGGGCAGCCTCCCAGCCAAGTCGTTCTTTCGATTTATAACGCTCATGGGAGCCAGAAGACGAATGCCCCTGTGGCTGAGTAAGTTCCTGAACATGCACCAGCACGGGTACCTGTTCTTCCCGACAAATGCGGGCAGCCTGCTGGTAAGTTTCCAGCAAGGCGACATAATCCCAGCCTTTTACGGTTATGATTTCGATTCCTTTTTCATCATGACTTTCGCGTTGCAGGCCAGCCAGTGCCTTCGAAATGCTTCCTTTCGTTGTCTGGTATTCGACTGGCACCGAAATACCATAGCCATCGTCCCAGACCGACATTAGCAAGGGAACCTGAAGCACACCAGCGGCATTCATTGTTTCCCAGAACATTCCCTGCGAAGTAGACGCGTCGCCGATGGTAGCAAAAACGATTTCGTTTCCGTTTCGGGAAAAATTAGTCAGGTATTGAAGGTTTTCGTTGTTTCGAAAAAGTTTTGAGGCATAGGCCAGCCCCAGCGATCGAGGAACTTGCCCGGCGGTTGGCGCAATATCACAAACCGAATTGAACATTTCGGTCTGGTTTTGCCAAAGTCCCTGTTCATTAAGCCAGCGGGTTGCAAAATGGCCATTCATATTTCTACCCGCCGTATTCGGGTCGGCTGCCAGATCGGCATGGGCATACAACTGGGCAAAAAATTCATTCCATCGAAGCTCTCCCAAAGCAGCTACGAACGTTTGGTCGCGGTAATAGCCTGAGCGAAAATCGCCCCGCTGGAATGCACTAGCCGCAGCAATCTGGACGAGTTCCTTACCATCACCGAAGATTCCGAATTTGGCCCGCCCACCCATAACATCCCGACGTCCTAACAAACTTACCTGTCGGCTTTCGCAAGCCAGCTGATAGTCAGCCAGGATTTTTTCGCGGGTTAAAATATCTGTTGAGCGGAGTTGTTCGTTTGCTATCACAGCAGAGCTACGGGTTGAAAGAGTTTCACATTTGGTTTCGTTGGTGAAGATGATTAACGTCGGGTTTCCCCATCGTCAAGCAAAAGTAAATTTAATGCAAAACAACCCAGCTTTCAAAAAAACGATTTTTTCTGTTTCTTTGTTAGGAGATCAATAGCCAACCACAATTTGGCAGACTCTTTGCACTGGTATTGATTTATTAGGTATCTAATTAAAACAACCAAACCATAATTCCGTTTAGTCCAATGAAAAAGTTTTTTTCACTTTTCGTAGCTTTATTTGTGTTCGTCGCAGTTGGCTACGCCCAGAAGGGAGTCATGAAGTTTGCTCAGGAAACGCATGATTTCGGTAAAGTTGAACAAGGCAAGCCGGTAACGTATGTTTTTGAGTTTAAAAATATGGGTACCGACCCTATTGTGATCAACGATGCTACGGCGTCTTGTGGTTGCACCAAGCCAAGCTGGACGCGCGAACCAGTAATGCCGGGCAAAACAGGAACTGTATCGGCAACCTATAATGCGGCTGCCGCCGGACCATTCAACAAATCAGTTACCGTAACGTCGAATGCCGAATCGGGTTCGGTTGTTCTGTACCTGAAGGGTGAAGTTGTTACGCAGAAAGAAGCACAAACAGCAGTTGCTCCAGGAGGAACTGATAAAAGCAAAGACAAGAAAAAATCACGTTAACACGCTGAAGGGTTAATAGTGTGGTCAAGAAAGGCATCAGGTAGTTTACCGGATGCTTTTTTTTTGCCCATATACTTTATCCTACCCAGTAACCTACTGGCCCCGCCTGCTCCCTTCCCTGTAAATTCCCTTCTCCAGCAATGGGCAAATGCGTATTTTCACCCTGACAATCAAGCCCATTCGCTATGCCTCCCCCCTACCGAAAACGACAAATGAACGCGCGGTTCAATGCGTTGATCTGACCTGATTTAACTCCTGTGTCGGTCTCCTATTCTTCAACTTAACCTACCTGTATATCCCATGTTTTTCATGATTCTAGGCGTATTCGCGCTCATTGCCGGGTTCGCCATCAATACACCTGCGCTGACTTTTTCGCGCTTTGCCCGGCCACTAAAAGTTGGCGGTATTATTCTAATCGTTCTTGGTATGCTCATGTCTAGTATTCGACAAATTGACGCTGGGCAAGTAGGCGTTATTTCGCTATTTGGAAATGTCAGCGACCGAACGCTGAATTCTGGCCTAAACTTTGTTAATCCGGTAGCAAACGTTACAGAGTTTGACATTAAAACCCAGAATTATACGATGGCAGCCACGAGCGATGAAGGCCAGAAACAGGGCGATGATGCTATTCGGGTTCTCACTGCCGATGGCCTGGAGGTAGTTATCGACCTGACGGTATTGTACCGGGTAGTTCCTGATGATGCACCCAGAATTTATCGCGAAATAGGTACTGACTACATGGACAAAATTGTTCGGCCCATTACCCGTACCCGTATCCGCGACAACGCCGTTTATTACGATGCCGTTGCGCTTTATTCGACCCGGCGCGATGAATTCCAGGGGCGAATTTACAAAACGATCGAAGCCGATTTTCGTAAGCGTGGATTAATGCTGGAACAACTACTCATTCGAAATATTGATTTGCCAGCATCCGTAAAGAAAACAATCGAATCAAAAATAAATGCCGAACAGGACGCCCAGAAAATGCAGTTTGTTCTTCAGAAAGAACGTCAGGAAGCCGAACGGAAACGGGTTGAAGCACAAGGGATTGCCGATTACCAGAAAATTCTGTCTACGGGCCTAAGTGACAAGCAATTGCAGTATGAGCAAATTAAGGCCCAGCGAGAACTGGCGGCATCGCCCAACGCTAAAATTGTGATTATGGGGAGCCGGGGAAATGTACCTCTGATTCTCAATGATAAGTAAAACGACCGGAATAATCGAACTAGCCACAGTCTTATTCTTTATCTACTATGGCTAGTTCGGTTCTGGCTATAATGTTCTTTTAGTTTTGCCTGGGCATCGTAAGCGCCATAAGCCATGCTTTACAGACCTCGGGCCAGGTAGCTAGTGAGCCAAATTTTGCAGTCCGAAGTCCATATCCATGTCCCCCTTTCGGATATAAGTGCATCTCAACCGGAACTCCGTTTTTCAGACAGGCCAGATAATAATTTATACTATTCTCAACGGGAACCGCCTTATCATCCTCAGAATGTACTAAAAACGTTGGTGGCGTCTTATCTGATACCTGCAATTCGTTGGAAAAATAGGCAATCATATCGGGTGATGTATTCAGTTTCCCCAGCAATTTATCGCGAGATCCCGTATGTGCCTTTTCGCCGAAGGTAATGACCGGGTACATCAGAATGGAAAAATTAGGCTTAGCCTGTTCGCTGGCGGCAGTCCCCCGATGATAATGGGTTGAAAGCGTCGATGCCAGATGCCCACCAGCCGAAAAGCCCATTACACCAAGCTTATTGGGGTCGATATTATACTTAGCCGCATTCTGCCGGATTAACTTCATACCCTGCATGGCATCTAAAAGCGGAACCTCCTGCTGATTGGTCATGAGTTTTGGATCGGGCAAGCGATATTTCAGTACAAAAGCGGTAACGCCTATTTCATTGAACCATTTGGCAATATCGACGCCCTCATGTCCCGATGCCAGAATCGAATAGCCTCCGCCGGGGCAAATCATTACGGCCACCCCATTGGCCTTATCTTTGGGAGGCAAATAGGCCGTGAGCGTTGGCACTGAAACATTGCTGATACGCATAATGCCATCGCTCCCCGGATCTGATTTCTCATCAATTTGTACACCAGCAATAGCATTGGGGATAGCGCCATCCGGCCATACGTTCAGCACTTCCTGCGAACGAGCAACCTGGGTAAGAAGCATAGTAAAACCAATCGTAAGAAATAAGGCACGCATAGAATAAAGAGGATTAGCGGGACATTTCATGAATACAAAAAAGCCGACCAGTAGGTCGGCTCTACTCATATTTCAACTTCGGTATCGCCAGATACATCGTCGGCTTTCGGACCTCCATGCAATACCTCTATAAGTTCTTTAACCCGATAAACCGTTTTATTATAGCGATTTCCCAGCATAATGATTACGTATTCATCTTTCGGACTGAACCAGAACATGGTATTATACCCTTTCCACCAACCCGAGTGATAAATATATTCGGGTTGCTTATCATCATCCAGCATCATCCGGAAACCATACCCGTAGTTTTTCGCTCCTTTTCGTTCAAAACTTCGTGGAACAAAAGCTTCCTGTAGGGTCTTTTTCTGTAAAACACAATTGCCACTAAGCGCCCGATACCATCGAAACAGATCATCGACCGTCGAATAAATGCCTTTGTCGCCCACAACATCATCGTAATAATCTTTCGGAATCCGGCGATTCCATTGATAGCCCGCTGTTTTATGGTGATTAAAGGCTTCGTTCTTAGTGGTAGCAACAAACGTTTGATGCATGCCTAGTGGCTCAAAGATCGCTGAATGGATATAGGATTCGTAGCTTCTACCCGTAACTTTTTCAATGATCGACGCCAGCACCATATAGTTTGTGTTGCTATAGCTGAACCCCCTTCCCGGAATGTTATAAGCTCTTGGCGTAGGTTTTACCGTTGCAAACCAGTGCATAATAGTTGCATTGGTTGGATAGGGCTTTTCTTTTTTATAAAAATTCACCTTCATACTGTCATCGAAAGCATACTGATAGTTGGGCAAACCGCTTCGGTGACACAACAACTCACGAATCGTGATTCCGTGATAAGGGAAATCCGGATAAAATTTCTGAATAGTATCCTCAAAAGTAAGCTTTCCCAGCTCTATTAATTTCAGTGTTCCAACCGCCGTAAATGTTTTGGAAAGCGACGCCAGTTGAAATTTCGAATCCTCGACCAGCGTATCGCGTTCACCCCGTTCAAAGTGGCCCAATCCGAAACAATGCTTATAAAGCACAATACCTTTTTGTGCAATCAGCACATTTCCGTTGAGCCCTTCCCGAACTTTCTGGTGAATAATTTGCTCAATTTGCTGCGTCTTCTCATCGGCATTGATCTGCTGCCGAACCGCTTGCGTCTGTTCAGGACTCAGAGCTTGTTCATCGGCACAATTCCGCAACGCATTGGCCGATTTATTTAGCTGTTTATCTGTGCTTTGCCCGCACGATATAACGATGTAAACCCAAGCAATTGCACTTATCCAACTTCTCACTTTTTTCATCCACACTAGCCTTGCACTCCTGTCGTACTCAAAAAAATCTATTTCTACAAAAATAGAGATTCGCTTTCTACGGTGTGTATCTGTTTTTATAAAAACTGATTAAAACTGAGGGCATGGCCCTGAGTCACCTAAAATGCCCCCTACCAACGGTGGCTGGGCCTGTTTGGAGCCGGACGGCTAAGGGTACGATTTCCTGTATTCCTGTTCAGAACGCCCGTTTTACGGAGACTAATATAGCCTCCTACACTCTTTGGCAATAATTGCCCTGCATCGACAGCAAGCGATCCCGTTACCACGGCTCCACCAAGCATATTGACCGGAACACCAAGTGTGAAAAGACCCGAAAACTGGCGGGGCAGATTGATAAACGGCACATCGTAGGTCCCGGCATTGATGCTATAGGACAGGCGCGATGTCAGATCAATTTTATCGAATAATAACGCGCTGATTCCAACATGAAAGACACTAACCCGGTTGTTGGCAATAGCGCTGCTATATGTCGACAACTCGGAATTTACTTCCGCTTTGGGCATCAAAAAGGGAGTACCTATCGTACGGCCAAAATACGTCCATCCGTCAACGAACTGGCTATGGTTGAAATAATTGTCGCGTCCCCGTCGCTTCGGATCATCGATCACGAACTCATCGCCCCCCTGGCTACCCGTAAATAGATATTCGAATGTAAACTGGCGAAGAAAAAAAGCAGCCCCTGTTGGCTGATTCAGGTTTTTTAGACGTACACCATTCAAGCCATCCTGTATGTTAGTACCGTAAAATAGCGAACCATCATCGTAGAGGAATTGTCGGTAAGCATAAAGATTCCAGCCATCAAAACTTATATCAGTTGCCAGATCAACAGAACCTAAATGATTACCAATTCGATTATCCTCAAACGAGGTCAGATTGCTGTCACTTGTATAATCATTACCTCGAGTGCCTAAAAATACATTAGGATAATAACGTAGGCTTGAAGGCAGCTTACCATCTACGGCAACGACAGGGCCCAATATTTTAGGATCGGCATAACCACCCCAGATAACCTGATGATTGAATCCGCCATAAAACCGAATTCGCCAGGATGGTTTACCTAGCCGCAGGTAGAAATATTTGTGGTGAAGGTACGACCCTTTTACAATTCGGTCTGAATTTTCGAACCACCCATGAGCCAGCATTCCCATTACGGACACAACGCCTTTTGTAAATCCTATTGGGGTAAAGTTTGGCAGTCCAATTTGTATTTTAGGAATTGGTAGCGCATTTCCCGACCAGGCATAGGCACCAGTAGTTAACAACGTATCGACCAGGCCAACTATTTCCTTTCGACGACCGGCGTATAATTCAAAGGCACCAATTCGGCCTTTCACATAGGCTTCTGTTAGTAATACCTGGCTTGTCTGGCCAGCATTAGCTACAACATTTACACCGTATCCCCAATCGCTTTTGGGTCGATGCCCCGTACTATCGGCAGCCCGATAGTCGGAATGTAGCGTTGCATTCAGTCGTAGAGAAGGCGCTTGTAATGGAACCGCCCCATATTGATTTGCACGTAACCAGAAAGGCGTTTGCGATGACGCCCCCATACTTCCGACTTCTATTGAGTACTGATTAATTCGCTGACCGTAAGAAGGAAAATTACTAATCCATAAGAACCATACAGTACAACTACAAAAAATAGCGATTCTCATAGATTAAGAAACAGATAAGCCACTGGCAGGCATCGGTACGGCTATTTGCCACGGCCTTGAACCATCACCCGAACCGTTTGAGCAATGATCCACATATCGAACAGGAATGATCTGCGTTCGGGATAGATCAGGTCATACCGCAACCGCTGCACCATCTCTTCGATACTGGAGGCATAACCAAACTTAATCTGCCCGATTGAGGTAATTCCTGGTTTTACTTTGAGTAAGCTTTTATATTCTGGAGCAACTTCAACAATCTGGTCGATAAAAAACTGTCGCTCGGGTCGCGGCCCAACCACAGACATCTCCCCTCTGAGCACATTATAGAACTGAGGAAGCTCGTCCAGACGCGTCTGTCGCATAAAGCGTCCCCAGGGTGTAATCCGTTGATCCTGGTCGCCTGCCGACAACACAGGCCCCCCCTGCTCAGCGTTGACATACATACTCCGAAACTTATAAATCAGGAAAGGTTTTCCATCTCGCCCAACTCGCTCCTGCGCGTAGAAGATGGGGCCTTTGGAGCTTAACCGCGTCATCAAAGCAACCAATAGAAAAAATGGTGCTCCCACCGTCAATATACCAACAGAAAAAGCAATATCGAATCCTCGCTTCAGCGTATTGATCCGAAAATCGGCCAGCATCTGCGAAGACAAATTCAACACTGGCAAAAAATCGTGGTATTCGACAGAAGCCCCACGAGCCAGAAAGCCCCTAAAGTCAACAAGTAATTTTACCTGATAATCAACATCTTCTGCATCATCAACAATGCGTTTCAACCGCTTATTATCAATGTATGGCATACAGCAATAAACACAATCGATTTGGTTTAGACGAACATACTCCAGTAGTTCATCGTAAGTCCCTCTGAGCAAACCAGCCGTTTCATCAGCAGGTTCATCGAAGTACCCATAAAAATGAAATCCCATTTCTGGATGGGCATCGTAAAAACCTCGGATGGTAGTTGCTAATTTACCGTACCCTACTACAATATAACGTCGATTATTATACCCCCTGGCTCGGTATTCCTTCAAAAAAACCAACCCACCAATCCGAAAAGCAATA harbors:
- a CDS encoding capsule assembly Wzi family protein, whose product is MRIAIFCSCTVWFLWISNFPSYGQRINQYSIEVGSMGASSQTPFWLRANQYGAVPLQAPSLRLNATLHSDYRAADSTGHRPKSDWGYGVNVVANAGQTSQVLLTEAYVKGRIGAFELYAGRRKEIVGLVDTLLTTGAYAWSGNALPIPKIQIGLPNFTPIGFTKGVVSVMGMLAHGWFENSDRIVKGSYLHHKYFYLRLGKPSWRIRFYGGFNHQVIWGGYADPKILGPVVAVDGKLPSSLRYYPNVFLGTRGNDYTSDSNLTSFEDNRIGNHLGSVDLATDISFDGWNLYAYRQFLYDDGSLFYGTNIQDGLNGVRLKNLNQPTGAAFFLRQFTFEYLFTGSQGGDEFVIDDPKRRGRDNYFNHSQFVDGWTYFGRTIGTPFLMPKAEVNSELSTYSSAIANNRVSVFHVGISALLFDKIDLTSRLSYSINAGTYDVPFINLPRQFSGLFTLGVPVNMLGGAVVTGSLAVDAGQLLPKSVGGYISLRKTGVLNRNTGNRTLSRPAPNRPSHRW
- a CDS encoding prohibitin family protein, producing MFFMILGVFALIAGFAINTPALTFSRFARPLKVGGIILIVLGMLMSSIRQIDAGQVGVISLFGNVSDRTLNSGLNFVNPVANVTEFDIKTQNYTMAATSDEGQKQGDDAIRVLTADGLEVVIDLTVLYRVVPDDAPRIYREIGTDYMDKIVRPITRTRIRDNAVYYDAVALYSTRRDEFQGRIYKTIEADFRKRGLMLEQLLIRNIDLPASVKKTIESKINAEQDAQKMQFVLQKERQEAERKRVEAQGIADYQKILSTGLSDKQLQYEQIKAQRELAASPNAKIVIMGSRGNVPLILNDK
- a CDS encoding alpha/beta hydrolase, with translation MRALFLTIGFTMLLTQVARSQEVLNVWPDGAIPNAIAGVQIDEKSDPGSDGIMRISNVSVPTLTAYLPPKDKANGVAVMICPGGGYSILASGHEGVDIAKWFNEIGVTAFVLKYRLPDPKLMTNQQEVPLLDAMQGMKLIRQNAAKYNIDPNKLGVMGFSAGGHLASTLSTHYHRGTAASEQAKPNFSILMYPVITFGEKAHTGSRDKLLGKLNTSPDMIAYFSNELQVSDKTPPTFLVHSEDDKAVPVENSINYYLACLKNGVPVEMHLYPKGGHGYGLRTAKFGSLATWPEVCKAWLMALTMPRQN
- a CDS encoding DUF1573 domain-containing protein — translated: MKKFFSLFVALFVFVAVGYAQKGVMKFAQETHDFGKVEQGKPVTYVFEFKNMGTDPIVINDATASCGCTKPSWTREPVMPGKTGTVSATYNAAAAGPFNKSVTVTSNAESGSVVLYLKGEVVTQKEAQTAVAPGGTDKSKDKKKSR
- a CDS encoding thiamine pyrophosphate-dependent enzyme; this translates as MIANEQLRSTDILTREKILADYQLACESRQVSLLGRRDVMGGRAKFGIFGDGKELVQIAAASAFQRGDFRSGYYRDQTFVAALGELRWNEFFAQLYAHADLAADPNTAGRNMNGHFATRWLNEQGLWQNQTEMFNSVCDIAPTAGQVPRSLGLAYASKLFRNNENLQYLTNFSRNGNEIVFATIGDASTSQGMFWETMNAAGVLQVPLLMSVWDDGYGISVPVEYQTTKGSISKALAGLQRESHDEKGIEIITVKGWDYVALLETYQQAARICREEQVPVLVHVQELTQPQGHSSSGSHERYKSKERLGWEAAHDCNRMFRNWILENGYATDDELDTIEAEALQIAKKARSSAWSAFEQSMKADVEAAADLIQRAARHHPKSAQLMAIREELRRTVNPLRRDSVSAVRHVLRLLRNDSESLRRPLKDWLAQVDTENADRYHSYLYSHSPESPMLVKGIPAHYADDLQLVDGYMLMQRYFDSLFARDARVVALGEDVGKIGDVNQGFAGLQEKYGELRITDTGIRETTIIGQGIGLAMRGLRPIVEIQYFDYIYYALATLTDDLATLLYRTKGGQKAPLIIRTRGHRLEGIWHSGSPMSAMLGSLRGLHILVPRNMTQAAGFYNTLIKSDDPALLIECLNGYRLKERLPDNLDEFCVPLGVPDKLRAGTDVTVVTYGSMCRIVMEAAVELVEMGISIEVIDVQSLLPFDVHQSIVKSIQKTNRVIFTDEDVPGGASAYMLEQVVEGQKAYRYLDSAPKTISAKAHRPPYGSDGDYFSKPNVDDIIDGVYEIMSECEPDRFPPL
- a CDS encoding sugar transferase, translated to MRHRYSILLFPLHVFVDFLSLNMAFVGAYGIKFGSIDPVFQPPYATLWWVFNLVWLAEILLFKPYIFPRQLFKADHLIKKLLVLMAFHVAVIAIYWVAVKGYYYSREHLAFTYGLFAMLGIAFRIGGLVFLKEYRARGYNNRRYIVVGYGKLATTIRGFYDAHPEMGFHFYGYFDEPADETAGLLRGTYDELLEYVRLNQIDCVYCCMPYIDNKRLKRIVDDAEDVDYQVKLLVDFRGFLARGASVEYHDFLPVLNLSSQMLADFRINTLKRGFDIAFSVGILTVGAPFFLLVALMTRLSSKGPIFYAQERVGRDGKPFLIYKFRSMYVNAEQGGPVLSAGDQDQRITPWGRFMRQTRLDELPQFYNVLRGEMSVVGPRPERQFFIDQIVEVAPEYKSLLKVKPGITSIGQIKFGYASSIEEMVQRLRYDLIYPERRSFLFDMWIIAQTVRVMVQGRGK
- a CDS encoding serine hydrolase domain-containing protein, with amino-acid sequence MKKVRSWISAIAWVYIVISCGQSTDKQLNKSANALRNCADEQALSPEQTQAVRQQINADEKTQQIEQIIHQKVREGLNGNVLIAQKGIVLYKHCFGLGHFERGERDTLVEDSKFQLASLSKTFTAVGTLKLIELGKLTFEDTIQKFYPDFPYHGITIRELLCHRSGLPNYQYAFDDSMKVNFYKKEKPYPTNATIMHWFATVKPTPRAYNIPGRGFSYSNTNYMVLASIIEKVTGRSYESYIHSAIFEPLGMHQTFVATTKNEAFNHHKTAGYQWNRRIPKDYYDDVVGDKGIYSTVDDLFRWYRALSGNCVLQKKTLQEAFVPRSFERKGAKNYGYGFRMMLDDDKQPEYIYHSGWWKGYNTMFWFSPKDEYVIIMLGNRYNKTVYRVKELIEVLHGGPKADDVSGDTEVEI